Proteins encoded within one genomic window of Brassica rapa cultivar Chiifu-401-42 chromosome A09, CAAS_Brap_v3.01, whole genome shotgun sequence:
- the LOC103837996 gene encoding uncharacterized protein LOC103837996 isoform X1: MRRKAAGSLKKKTDGITNPDPPSTSRVDLKRRRSVTFVDVDPHRSHSPEAQTGPSVDAKTSEFAFFNKLKSGFGLSSSEASKKVKQNPKDFESRAGGQIHNDAGTDLRAKDIIGNTTTCTFSTPIFNATRGSPLNLTRKDKDPGKKCSSGFNRDKDKFLGDNNNLSCRGSSDEKEEDFFSVKRKRLNQWVKHTWFPEITPHLSSHGGDLVSLLLTRLFPGTDEKHPCRFSKERTDRRTFLDSPGSKFFKRSHESYTEVDHGLQIEKKRAISWLENSIATNHVHCSCIPRDPQDFNFPFSYPKEPVYRPPLLTQEASLSFPVEEDSSLRFRNYKSLSLGYHGEDIGFSSEALPHDHREPSSALLLEWNTENASTRKTDDLQPSNHTELITCPNASSSSLADNPWRSDYSSSHDVVTRELYPFPLLSHYTSGNFLLPATNQTSHFEQRHLIDDEDVVAANQNLQTFHHANSSSLDCLTRGHTYYHSPSNSPLDHSPFKSPGREMVSFPFSSISNSDLLGASSPTTQSDRWWI, encoded by the exons ATGAGAAGAAAAGCAGCGGGAAGTCTAAAGAAGAAGACCGATGGGATCACGAATCCTGATCCTCCTTCGACCTCTCGAG TAGATTTGAAACGCAGGAGAAGTGTGACATTCGTGGATGTTGATCCTCATCGGAGCCATTCCCCTGAAGCCCAAACCGGACCAT CGGTTGATGCCAAGACCTCGGAGTTTGCCTTCTTTAACAAGTTAAAATCTGGTTTTGGTCTCTCCTCCTCTGAAGCTTCAAAGAAAGTGAAACAAAATCCAAAAGATTTTGAATCCAGAGCAGGAGGTCAAATCCACAATG ATGCAGGAACGGACCTCCGAGCTAAAGATATAATAGGCAATACTACTACTTGTACCTTCTCCACTCCCATTTTTAATGCAACACGCGGCTCACCTCTCAACTTGACTCGAAAGGATAAAG ATCCTGGGAAGAAATGTTCTTCAGGATTCAATAGAGATAAGGACAAATTTCTAGGGGATAACAACAACCTGAGTTGTAGAG GAAGCAGTGATGAGAAGGAAGAAGACTTTTTCTCTGTGAAAAGGAAGAGATTGAATCAGTGGGTCAAACATACTTGGTTTCCTGAAATCACCCCCCACCTTTCCTCACACGG GGGCGATTTAGTTTCTCTTCTCCTTACTCGGCTGTTCCCTGGAACCGATGAGAAACAT CCTTGTAGGTTTTCCAAGGAGAGGACAGATAGAAGAACGTTTCTTGATTCTCCTGGGTCGAAGTTTTTCAAGAGGTCCCATGAAAGCTATACAGAAGTTGACCATGGTCTGCAAATCGAGAAGAAAAGGGCCATATCTTGGCTGGAAAATAGCATTGCAACGAATCATGTCCACTGCAGTTGCATCCCAAGAGATCCCCAAGACTTTAACTTTCCCTTCTCATATCCTAAGGAACCGGTTTATAGACCTCCCCTGTTGACACAGGAGGCATCTCTGTCGTTTCCTGTTGAAGAAGACTCCAGCCTCCGTTTCAGAAACTACAAGTCTCTTTCACTGGGTTATCATGGAGAAGACATTGGATTCAGCTCAGAGGCCTTACCACATGATCATAGGGAGCCTTCATCTGCATTACTTCTCGAGTGGAACACTGAGAACGCAAGCACCAGAAAGACTGATGATTTGCAACCAAGTAATCACACAGAACTCATCACGTGTCCaaatgcatcatcatcatctttggCTGATAATCCATGGCGGTCTGACTATTCTTCATCCCATGATGTTGTTACGAGGGAGCTGTACCCTTTCCCTCTGCTCTCTCACTACACTTCAGGCAATTTCCTCTTACCAGCAACAAACCAAACCAGCCATTTTGAGCAGAGGCATTTGATTGATGACGAAGATGTAGTTGCAGCAAACCAGAATCTCCAGACATTTCATCACGCAAATAGCAGCTCATTAGATTGTTTAACCAGAGGCCACACATACTATCATAGCCCTTCCAACTCTCCATTGGATCATTCCCCTTTTAAATCCCCTGGACGTGAAATGGTATCCTTTCCGTTTTCCAGCATCAGCAATTCAGATTTGTTGGGAGCATCAAGTCCAACAACACAAAGCGATCGGTGGTGGATATGA
- the LOC103837996 gene encoding uncharacterized protein LOC103837996 isoform X2: MRRKAAGSLKKKTDGITNPDPPSTSRDLKRRRSVTFVDVDPHRSHSPEAQTGPSVDAKTSEFAFFNKLKSGFGLSSSEASKKVKQNPKDFESRAGGQIHNDAGTDLRAKDIIGNTTTCTFSTPIFNATRGSPLNLTRKDKDPGKKCSSGFNRDKDKFLGDNNNLSCRGSSDEKEEDFFSVKRKRLNQWVKHTWFPEITPHLSSHGGDLVSLLLTRLFPGTDEKHPCRFSKERTDRRTFLDSPGSKFFKRSHESYTEVDHGLQIEKKRAISWLENSIATNHVHCSCIPRDPQDFNFPFSYPKEPVYRPPLLTQEASLSFPVEEDSSLRFRNYKSLSLGYHGEDIGFSSEALPHDHREPSSALLLEWNTENASTRKTDDLQPSNHTELITCPNASSSSLADNPWRSDYSSSHDVVTRELYPFPLLSHYTSGNFLLPATNQTSHFEQRHLIDDEDVVAANQNLQTFHHANSSSLDCLTRGHTYYHSPSNSPLDHSPFKSPGREMVSFPFSSISNSDLLGASSPTTQSDRWWI; the protein is encoded by the exons ATGAGAAGAAAAGCAGCGGGAAGTCTAAAGAAGAAGACCGATGGGATCACGAATCCTGATCCTCCTTCGACCTCTCGAG ATTTGAAACGCAGGAGAAGTGTGACATTCGTGGATGTTGATCCTCATCGGAGCCATTCCCCTGAAGCCCAAACCGGACCAT CGGTTGATGCCAAGACCTCGGAGTTTGCCTTCTTTAACAAGTTAAAATCTGGTTTTGGTCTCTCCTCCTCTGAAGCTTCAAAGAAAGTGAAACAAAATCCAAAAGATTTTGAATCCAGAGCAGGAGGTCAAATCCACAATG ATGCAGGAACGGACCTCCGAGCTAAAGATATAATAGGCAATACTACTACTTGTACCTTCTCCACTCCCATTTTTAATGCAACACGCGGCTCACCTCTCAACTTGACTCGAAAGGATAAAG ATCCTGGGAAGAAATGTTCTTCAGGATTCAATAGAGATAAGGACAAATTTCTAGGGGATAACAACAACCTGAGTTGTAGAG GAAGCAGTGATGAGAAGGAAGAAGACTTTTTCTCTGTGAAAAGGAAGAGATTGAATCAGTGGGTCAAACATACTTGGTTTCCTGAAATCACCCCCCACCTTTCCTCACACGG GGGCGATTTAGTTTCTCTTCTCCTTACTCGGCTGTTCCCTGGAACCGATGAGAAACAT CCTTGTAGGTTTTCCAAGGAGAGGACAGATAGAAGAACGTTTCTTGATTCTCCTGGGTCGAAGTTTTTCAAGAGGTCCCATGAAAGCTATACAGAAGTTGACCATGGTCTGCAAATCGAGAAGAAAAGGGCCATATCTTGGCTGGAAAATAGCATTGCAACGAATCATGTCCACTGCAGTTGCATCCCAAGAGATCCCCAAGACTTTAACTTTCCCTTCTCATATCCTAAGGAACCGGTTTATAGACCTCCCCTGTTGACACAGGAGGCATCTCTGTCGTTTCCTGTTGAAGAAGACTCCAGCCTCCGTTTCAGAAACTACAAGTCTCTTTCACTGGGTTATCATGGAGAAGACATTGGATTCAGCTCAGAGGCCTTACCACATGATCATAGGGAGCCTTCATCTGCATTACTTCTCGAGTGGAACACTGAGAACGCAAGCACCAGAAAGACTGATGATTTGCAACCAAGTAATCACACAGAACTCATCACGTGTCCaaatgcatcatcatcatctttggCTGATAATCCATGGCGGTCTGACTATTCTTCATCCCATGATGTTGTTACGAGGGAGCTGTACCCTTTCCCTCTGCTCTCTCACTACACTTCAGGCAATTTCCTCTTACCAGCAACAAACCAAACCAGCCATTTTGAGCAGAGGCATTTGATTGATGACGAAGATGTAGTTGCAGCAAACCAGAATCTCCAGACATTTCATCACGCAAATAGCAGCTCATTAGATTGTTTAACCAGAGGCCACACATACTATCATAGCCCTTCCAACTCTCCATTGGATCATTCCCCTTTTAAATCCCCTGGACGTGAAATGGTATCCTTTCCGTTTTCCAGCATCAGCAATTCAGATTTGTTGGGAGCATCAAGTCCAACAACACAAAGCGATCGGTGGTGGATATGA